From a single Georhizobium profundi genomic region:
- a CDS encoding MFS transporter — MIAVLKNRTYRHLFLAQILALLGTGLATVALGLLAFDLAGDNAGAVLGTALAMKMVAYVGVAPIAAAFAERLPRRTTLVALDLVRAAVALLLPFVSQVWQVYVLIFALQSASAAFTPTFQATIPDVLPDEKDYTRALSLSRLAYDLESLVSPMIAAALLTVISFHNLFAGTVVGFLASAALVLTVLLPSPKPSKPRGIYDRTTRGIRIYLATPRLRGLLAINMAVAGGSAFVIVNTVVYVQAIFGLGQSETAGALAAFGGGSMAVALLLPRLLDSLADRPVMLAGASVITIATGAAAFIDSYGLLLLVWSFMGIGFSLALTPSGRLLRRSSHPEDRPALFAAQFALSHACWLITYPLAGWAGASLGLPATATILATIAVAGVTCSAMLWPAGDPEIVEHDHANLPASHPHWTQGGHAGNRRHAHAFVIDDLHDAWPQARP; from the coding sequence ATGATTGCCGTTCTCAAGAACCGCACCTACCGGCATCTCTTCCTGGCCCAGATCCTCGCGTTGCTTGGCACCGGGCTTGCGACGGTGGCGCTCGGCCTGCTTGCCTTCGATCTGGCCGGCGATAACGCGGGCGCCGTGCTTGGGACCGCGCTCGCCATGAAGATGGTGGCCTATGTCGGCGTCGCGCCAATCGCTGCTGCCTTTGCCGAGCGGTTGCCCCGCCGGACAACCCTGGTCGCGCTCGATCTCGTCCGGGCGGCAGTTGCCTTGCTGCTGCCATTCGTTTCGCAAGTGTGGCAGGTCTATGTGCTGATCTTCGCGCTTCAGTCGGCGTCTGCTGCATTCACGCCGACTTTTCAGGCAACCATTCCCGACGTGCTGCCGGACGAGAAGGACTATACGCGGGCGCTTTCCCTCTCCAGGCTGGCTTATGATCTGGAAAGCCTCGTCAGCCCCATGATTGCCGCCGCTCTCCTAACCGTCATCAGCTTCCACAATCTCTTTGCCGGCACGGTCGTCGGCTTTCTCGCATCCGCAGCCCTCGTGCTGACGGTCCTTCTTCCGAGCCCGAAGCCGAGCAAGCCTCGTGGCATCTACGATCGCACCACGCGCGGCATCCGCATCTATCTCGCCACACCCCGCCTGCGCGGATTGCTGGCCATCAACATGGCCGTTGCCGGCGGCAGCGCATTCGTCATCGTCAACACCGTCGTCTACGTCCAGGCGATCTTCGGGCTTGGGCAGAGCGAAACGGCTGGCGCGCTCGCCGCTTTTGGCGGCGGATCCATGGCGGTCGCGTTGTTGCTGCCCCGGCTGCTCGACAGTCTCGCCGATCGTCCGGTGATGCTTGCGGGTGCGTCGGTGATCACGATCGCCACAGGTGCGGCCGCGTTCATCGACTCCTACGGCCTCCTGCTTCTGGTTTGGAGCTTCATGGGCATTGGCTTTTCGCTCGCGCTGACGCCTTCCGGCCGTCTACTCAGGCGCTCGTCCCATCCGGAAGATCGTCCGGCCTTGTTCGCCGCGCAATTCGCCCTGTCCCATGCGTGCTGGCTCATCACCTATCCGCTTGCCGGATGGGCCGGCGCCAGCCTTGGACTGCCAGCCACGGCCACGATCTTGGCGACAATCGCAGTCGCAGGCGTAACCTGTTCGGCCATGCTTTGGCCTGCCGGCGACCCTGAGATCGTCGAACACGACCATGCGAACCTGCCGGCCAGTCATCCGCACTGGACGCAAGGAGGGCATGCCGGCAACCGACGCCACGCCCATGCCTTCGTGATCGACGATCTTCACGATGCGTGGCCACAAGCGCGCCCTTGA
- a CDS encoding metal-sensing transcriptional repressor — protein sequence MTHADLHASHPDIVKRLKRAEGHLKSIIAMIEAERPCLDIAQQMHAVEKAVQQAKRTLIHDHLDHCLGTPSDREAGPDRQFIDDLKALAKYL from the coding sequence ATGACTCATGCCGACCTTCATGCCTCTCACCCCGACATCGTCAAGCGCCTCAAGCGCGCTGAAGGACATCTCAAGAGCATCATTGCGATGATCGAGGCGGAGCGTCCGTGCCTCGACATCGCGCAGCAGATGCACGCCGTGGAGAAGGCCGTTCAGCAGGCCAAGCGGACCCTCATTCACGATCATCTCGATCATTGCCTGGGAACGCCGAGCGACCGCGAGGCGGGACCGGACCGCCAATTCATCGACGACCTCAAGGCACTGGCAAAATATCTCTGA
- a CDS encoding HupE/UreJ family protein, translating into MTRPPSRGGGRTLPAFAPHLTTGLIALGLMLAFASSALAHAVTAGDQGYIQEISGVNLIPFIYLGAKHMVTGYDHILFLLGVIFFLYRMQHIAIYVTLFAIGHSTTMLLGVYFNIGINSYIIDAIIGLSVVYKALDNMGAYQRWFGFQPNTKAATLIFGLFHGFGLSTKILEYDIAPDGLVPNLLAFNVGVEIGQLLALGAILIVMGFWRRSSSFFRHAYTANVAMMTAGFVLFGYQVAGYFVS; encoded by the coding sequence ATGACACGACCACCTTCTCGGGGTGGCGGTCGAACGCTTCCGGCGTTCGCTCCCCACCTCACGACCGGGCTCATCGCGCTCGGCTTGATGCTCGCCTTCGCGTCCTCGGCGCTGGCCCACGCGGTCACCGCCGGCGACCAGGGCTACATCCAGGAAATCAGCGGGGTGAATCTCATTCCGTTTATCTATCTGGGGGCCAAGCACATGGTCACCGGCTACGACCACATCCTGTTCCTGCTCGGCGTGATCTTCTTCCTTTACCGGATGCAGCACATCGCCATTTACGTGACGCTGTTTGCCATCGGTCATTCGACGACCATGCTTCTCGGCGTCTACTTCAACATCGGCATCAACAGCTACATCATCGATGCCATCATCGGCCTGTCGGTCGTCTACAAGGCGCTCGACAATATGGGCGCCTACCAGCGCTGGTTCGGCTTTCAGCCAAACACCAAGGCTGCGACGCTGATCTTCGGTCTGTTCCACGGCTTCGGACTGTCGACCAAGATTTTGGAATACGACATCGCTCCCGATGGCCTTGTTCCGAACCTCCTGGCTTTCAACGTCGGGGTGGAGATCGGCCAGCTTCTTGCTCTGGGCGCGATCCTGATCGTCATGGGCTTCTGGCGCAGGAGCTCAAGCTTCTTTCGCCATGCCTATACCGCCAACGTCGCCATGATGACCGCCGGCTTCGTGCTCTTCGGCTACCAGGTCGCTGGCTATTTCGTCTCCTGA
- a CDS encoding iron chaperone — translation MIVFTDHDAYIAAAPEALRPLLKLVRARLALTLPDADEVIQYGMPGFCSAGLVIAGYAAFSKQCGLYVSKGAISTHLDEVAAAGLKASKTGVTFSPAKPIPNELIASLALASRKELGV, via the coding sequence ATGATCGTGTTTACCGATCATGATGCCTACATTGCTGCGGCGCCGGAAGCTCTCCGACCACTCCTTAAGCTCGTGCGGGCGCGGTTGGCTCTAACTCTTCCCGACGCTGACGAGGTAATTCAGTATGGCATGCCCGGCTTCTGCTCCGCAGGCTTGGTGATCGCAGGCTATGCCGCATTCAGCAAGCAGTGCGGTCTGTATGTTAGCAAGGGCGCCATCAGCACACATTTGGACGAGGTCGCGGCGGCCGGGCTCAAAGCATCGAAGACCGGTGTCACATTCTCACCAGCAAAACCGATCCCCAACGAATTGATTGCATCACTCGCCCTAGCTTCGCGAAAGGAACTAGGCGTCTGA
- a CDS encoding SRPBCC domain-containing protein produces the protein MPLWTACSSPSQRFCPRASPIVRRLAASLAPGGRYTLTRSSTEGTILECEPDRRLAITWEYQGDVSRVDVDLVPANKKWTMLRVSHHVLPNDHWETYGPAAAGVGWEESLRALSLYLAGDADVLPMKCKNSRAHPMVKI, from the coding sequence ATCCCACTATGGACGGCGTGTTCTTCACCGTCCCAGAGATTTTGCCCGAGGGCGTCCCCAATCGTTCGCCGGTTAGCGGCTAGTCTAGCACCTGGGGGCAGGTATACACTGACAAGAAGCAGCACCGAGGGCACGATCCTGGAATGCGAACCAGACCGACGCCTCGCGATCACTTGGGAGTATCAGGGAGATGTCAGCCGCGTCGATGTCGATCTTGTTCCTGCTAACAAGAAATGGACTATGCTCCGCGTGAGTCACCATGTTCTGCCCAACGACCATTGGGAAACCTACGGTCCCGCCGCTGCAGGTGTTGGATGGGAAGAGTCCTTGCGCGCTCTTTCGCTGTATCTCGCTGGCGACGCTGATGTGCTCCCAATGAAATGCAAGAATTCGCGAGCACACCCGATGGTCAAGATCTGA